Within the Staphylococcus warneri genome, the region AATCAGAATTAAACTGATTTTTACTATAAAACGGAAACGGAGGGATTCGAACCCTCGCGCCGCTCTCGCGACCTACACCCTTAGCAGGGGCGCCTCTTCAGCCAACTTGAGTACGTTTCCATGGCTCCACAGGTAGGACTCGAACCTACGACCGATCGGTTAACAGCCGATAGCTCTACCACTGAGCTACTGTGGAATAATTAAATTGTAGTGCTTTCTCTATCAAGCACAAATATTATTATATCAATTTTACGTAAATTATCAAGAGATAACTTAAAAAAATATACGGAACATTTACACTATATTAATATAACGTTCCGCATATTTTAAATTTCAACATAATTTATTTATCTACAAATAGCGAATAACGTGATAATGCTTCAAAAATGTTTAATGAGGATTTTTCATAATCGATGGGTTTATCGGGGTCATTAGATTTCATGCGGGATTGTTTATCTACCATATAATAAAAGAAGATTGCGTTGGTATACTGATGCCATAAACTGTGGAATGATACATTAAGGGTAATGGTTTCATTGTTTGCAAATATGATTTTACATTTACGATGTTTTAATTCTTTAATAGATTCAACATAATGCATATTAATCCATAAATTTTCTTCTTGTCGATCTGAATGAGTAGGAAAAAAGTAAGTTGGAAATAAAGGAGTTAATAAAATTGGAGGTTTACTTGAGATACCTGTGATTCGATTGGTTTCAGCTTTTTTACTTAAATAATTGTTACCATAAAATTTGCATGATCTCTCTATAATCTTTTGAACTTTAAATGGGCTTTGTATGACTGTCTTATCAAACCGAATAATTTCTGAACCATTTGGTTGATTTTGATTATCATAATTAGGCCTAATCACCATGTCTCCCTTTCTAATTACGTAAATATTCTGAGTTGTCATTGGGATAACCTCGCTTTATTAAATTTTATTATCTTTTCTAATTTATAGAATCAATAATATGTTTTTTATTTTATAAGAAAAATCACAAAAGTCAAGTTATTCTTAAAGTGTAATATGATACATTTTTTCGTTTAAAATGTCAGAATATTCATTGATTTCAAAATTCAAAAAATGTATAATATCTATATATTAAATTCAAACGAAAGGTCGAGATCCTTATGAATCATAATACAAATGTGAAACATACGACACTTGAAGAATTTGTAACTACAGTTAATGATTTAGGCGTTGAACTAGTCATTGATGAAGCACTTAGAGAGGTTAGAAAAAAAGAGTTGAAATTACTAATTGATGAAGCTTTAGTAAATAAAGACGAGAAAGCATTCAATGAGTACATAACAGAATATAAAAACTTGGAGGCATTTCTCAGTGAATAATTTAGATTCGAGTCATTCAAAATAAGGTCTATTCCCTACTAAAAAAGTTAGAGAATAGACCTTTTAAATTTATATGACTTTAAGACATTAATCTTAATATTTCATTCTTATCTATATCACCAAAATAATGATATAGATTATAATTTGCCAATGCTTCTTCTAAATGGTTAAAGTCATGAAGGCAACCTTCTAAGGCATGTTCTAAATCACTAATGTCACCTTCACCAAAGAAATCACCGAAAATTTTTGCGTGTTCAATTTTACCCTTTTTCACATCAAACTTGATTTGAATAAATCCTTTTTCGAATTTTTCTTCTCGTTCAAAATTGTATTTTGGATTTTTACCATAATTCCAGTCCCAAGTACGGTATTTTTCATTACTTAATTTCTCGATATTTTTCCAATCTTCATCAGTTAATACATACTCTTCAACTTGTTGTTCACCAAATATCGTTTTTAAAATAATTTGTTTAAATTGATCAATATCTAAAGACTCTGTTAAAAATTCTTCAATATTAGCTACACGCTTTCTAACAGATTTAACACCTTTTGATTTAATTTTAGCTGGATTTACTTTTAAAGCATTTTGAACTTCATCAAGCTCACTGTTCAACATTAATGTACCGTGGCTAAACATTCTATCTTTAACTTTAACCATTGCATTCCCTGAAATTTTAGCAGCACCAACTTGAATATCATTACGTCCTGTCATTTCTGCGTCCACACCCAATGATTGTAAGGCTTGGACAATAGGTTCTGTAAATTTCTTAAAGTTATGGAAACTATTACCATCATCATCTGTAATAAAACTAAAGTTTAAATTACCTGTATCATGATAAACTGCACCACCACCTGAAATTCTACGTACGACATCTATGCCTTTTTCATCAACGTATGCTTTATTGACCTCTTCTATCGTGTTCTGATTTTTACCAACAATAATGGAGGGTCTATTTACATAAAATAAAAAATAACTTTCTTCTGAAGGAAGATTTTTTAATACATATTCTTCCATAGCTAAGTTAAGTGTTGGATCAGTTATATTATTATTGCTTACAAATTTCATAACAAACGCTCCTTATAGATTCTCTATATATGCCCTTACCTTATTTATGCACCATTTACATTTAAAATTCCAATTATTTACTCAATAATGACAAAATTTTCATAATTTATGTATTAATTCTAAGAGTTTTTAGTGTTATTAGTTTATTTGTAGTGTATTTTTTAGTACAATATAGTCTAGCTATGAATTAAGGGAGG harbors:
- a CDS encoding competence protein ComK encodes the protein MTTQNIYVIRKGDMVIRPNYDNQNQPNGSEIIRFDKTVIQSPFKVQKIIERSCKFYGNNYLSKKAETNRITGISSKPPILLTPLFPTYFFPTHSDRQEENLWINMHYVESIKELKHRKCKIIFANNETITLNVSFHSLWHQYTNAIFFYYMVDKQSRMKSNDPDKPIDYEKSSLNIFEALSRYSLFVDK
- a CDS encoding IDEAL domain-containing protein; this encodes MNHNTNVKHTTLEEFVTTVNDLGVELVIDEALREVRKKELKLLIDEALVNKDEKAFNEYITEYKNLEAFLSE
- a CDS encoding lipoate--protein ligase codes for the protein MKFVSNNNITDPTLNLAMEEYVLKNLPSEESYFLFYVNRPSIIVGKNQNTIEEVNKAYVDEKGIDVVRRISGGGAVYHDTGNLNFSFITDDDGNSFHNFKKFTEPIVQALQSLGVDAEMTGRNDIQVGAAKISGNAMVKVKDRMFSHGTLMLNSELDEVQNALKVNPAKIKSKGVKSVRKRVANIEEFLTESLDIDQFKQIILKTIFGEQQVEEYVLTDEDWKNIEKLSNEKYRTWDWNYGKNPKYNFEREEKFEKGFIQIKFDVKKGKIEHAKIFGDFFGEGDISDLEHALEGCLHDFNHLEEALANYNLYHYFGDIDKNEILRLMS